Proteins from one Ananas comosus cultivar F153 linkage group 5, ASM154086v1, whole genome shotgun sequence genomic window:
- the LOC109710650 gene encoding uncharacterized protein LOC109710650: MQTVSLYSSRPPIFPPPIKNPAFPCTLPRAISPRRRRPTASFSVPRRRDRGGDSVDEDLITLRKRIREMRDAERANDGGDDDGDEGLLTTTSDWTEWERQYYEEQYLSDVCEFVGLVQTLLMSTRPSVAVGSIALIGLSVPTALILIALRLAEALALMHGN; encoded by the coding sequence atgcaaaccgTTAGCTTGTATTCCTCTCGGCCTCCAATTTTCCCTCCACCAATCAAAAACCCCGCGTTCCCCTGCACGCTTCCCCGAGCAAtctccccccgccgccgccgcccgacCGCCTCATTTTCCGTGCCGAGGAGGCGCGACCGAGGCGGCGATTCGGTCGACGAGGATTTGATCACGCTGCGGAAGCGCATACGCGAGATGCGGGACGCAGAACGTGCCAACgatggcggcgacgacgacggcgacgaggGTCTGCTGACGACGACGTCGGATTGGACGGAGTGGGAGCGGCAGTACTACGAGGAGCAGTACTTGTCGGACGTGTGCGAGTTTGTCGGGCTCGTGCAGACGCTCCTGATGAGCACTCGGCCCTCCGTGGCCGTCGGATCGATCGCGCTGATCGGGCTCAGCGTCCCAACGGCCCTGATCCTGATCGCCTTGCGCCTGGCAGAGGCGTTGGCGTTAATGCACGGAAATTGA